In the genome of Fervidobacterium nodosum Rt17-B1, the window TTGCTTCTTCTATTTCTTCGGCTTTAAGTCCAAAGATAAATATGTTTTCTTCGCCTACTTCTTCTAGGATTTCTATATTTGCGCCATCTAATGTTCCTAATGTGAGCGCTCCATTTATCATGAATTTCATGTTCCCGGTTCCAGAAGCTTCCGTTCCCGCCGTGGAAATTTGCTCACTGATATTTGCAGCGGGAATAATAATCTGTGCAGCTGAGACGTTATAGTTAGGTATAAATACAACTTTCAGGTGTTTATTGACAATTGGGTTTCTATTTACAACTTCCGCAACACTGTTGATGAGTTTGATTATAAGCTTTGCCATTCTGTATCCTGGAGCGGATTTACCTGCGAATATGAATGTTCTCGGAACTTCCGGCTTTTTCCCATCTAAGATTTCGTTGTATAGGTGTATTATGTGTAAAACATTTAATAATTGTCTTTTGTACTCATGGATCCTTTTAACTTGTATATCAAATAGCGTGGATGGGTCAACGGATATATCTAGTTTCTCACGGATGTAATTTGCTAATCGTTCTTTATTCCATCTTTTTGCTTCGGCAAGTTTTTTAAGAAATTCACTATCGTTTAAAAATGTTTCTAGTTTTCTCAATTCGTAAAGGTTTGTTATCCACCCATTACCTATACTTTCGGTAATGAGTTTCGCAAGTGGTGGATTACATTCCAAGAGCCATCTTCTTTGAGTTACTCCATTTGTTTTATTATTGAACTTCTCAGGGTACATTTCATAAAAATCTTTTAAAACACTTTTTTTAAGTATTTCGGTATGCAATTCAGAAACACCGTTAATTGAGAACGAAACTACAGATGAGAGATTAGCCATTCTTACCTTCTTTATGTTTCCTTCTTCAAATATGGACATATCTATAATTTTTTTCAGATTATTGTTGAATTTTTCTCCGACTTCTTTCAAAAATCTTGCGTTTATTTCCTCGATTATTTGATAATGTCTTGGAAGGAGATTTTGGAGTAATGGGGCCTCCCATTTTTCAAGTGCTTCAGGCATTACAGTATGGTTTGTGTAAGCTATTGTGTTTTTGACTATGTTCCAGGCATCATCCCAACCGTATCCTTCTTCGTCGAGTAATATTCTCATAAGTTCTGGTATTGCAAGGGCAGGATGCGTGTCGTTGAGTTGTATAACTTCGGATTCATGAAGGTTACTTAAATCGTTCCCAAATCTTCTCTTGTGCCTTCTTATTATATCTTGTAATGCGGCGCTTACAAAGAAATGTTCTTGCTTGAGCCTTAATTCCCTACCTTGGTAAAATGCGTCGTTTGGATAAAGAACTTTGCACAATGTTTCCGCAAGATTTTTCTCGTAAACGGCTTTTTCATAATTACCCTTCTCAAACTCCGCAAAGTTAAATTCGTTTATAGCTTTAGGATGCCAAAGTCTTAATACTGAAACGATGTCACTGTTGTAGCCGGTTATGTAAATATCATATGGTACGGCTAATATATCGTACGTATCCACCCATTTGAATCTAATGTTACCTTTTTCATCGGTGTAAGGTTCACTTCTTCCAAAAAACTTAACAGTTACAGCTTCTTCGGGTTTTGGAAATTCCCAAGGATAACCATTTTTTAGCCAATCATCTGGCATTTCTTTTTGGAATCCATTTTCGATTGTTTGTTTGAAGAGACCATATTGGTATCTTATCGTATAACCGTATGATAGATATCCAAGAGTTGCCAACGAGTCTAAGAAACATGCAGCGAGTCTCCCGAGTCCGCCGTTACCGAGAGCAGCATCTTCTTCAAGTAATGCTATTTTATCAAGGTCTAAATCAAATTTTTTAAGAAGAGCTTTCACCTCATCTTCAACTTGCAAGTTCAATATGTTGTTGTACAACAGTCTACCTATCAAAAACTCCATTGATAAGTAATTGACAATTCTTAAATCTTTCCTTTGATGTATGATTTCTTCGGTTCTAAGCCATTTTTCTGCAACGATGTCTCTAATGGAGTAAGATAGTGCAAAAAATTTCTGCAGAGTTGTTGAAAAGTCTTTATTTTCAGCTAATGTGTGATTGAGATGATATGTAAATTGATTTGTTATGTCAATTTTAGAGTTTTTAGCCACTATCTACACCTCTCTTACTCACCGTTGTTGTAATACACTTTGTAATTCTCTTGAATCGTTTCCAAAGTCCAATAAACCCCTTTAAAGTTTACACTAAATTTCGAAAAATGTCAAATCAGGAATAAATATTGTGCTTTTATTTTAAAATACGACTTGTTGTTTTTCTTTGCTCTCGTTTAATAAAAAATCCGCCCTTTTTTTAAAACACAAGGGCGGATTTTTTGGTTTTTTTCGAATAATTTGGAGTAAATTTATTCAGTTTTATCTGACTATATTTTTAAGTTTTCCTTCTAAAAATAGTTTTACTGCATCGTCTATGGTTGTATTTAACGGTACCAAGTAAACTCCTATTTTCCTTGCTTTAATGTCTTCAAACATATGTGGTCCCATTTTCACGGCTATAACTCCATCCACATCGCCTGTTGAAGCAAATACTTCATCATGGCCATGGTGGTGCCCGTGTTCTTGTTCGTGCTCGTGCTCATATTCATTATGTAGCCTTCCAAAGTGTCTGCCATAGCCGTGATGGTTATGTTCTCCGCCGTGGTGACCTCTTGCGTGTAGATTTTCGGAAAGTTTTCTTGATAGTTCTTTGTCACCTTCGATTTCAACAATCACAAAATACTCTGCTCTTCCGAAATGAGAAGCTACTGTTTTACCATCGTCTGTTGGGATTGCAATTCTTACCATAATACCGCCTCCTTTTGATTATTTGATTTAATTGTTTTAAACTAACTTTCCAAGAATTTTTCGAAAGATTCTTTAAGAGTATTTATCAACTCTAAAAGATTATTGAGGTATTTAATTCCGTTGTCAGTTATAGAATATACTTTTCTTAATCCTCCGTTCCCTTCTTCAACTTTGAATTCGATAATTCCGTGATGTTCGAGTTTTCTCAAAATGTTGTAAATAACGGATGGATCATGTTTGAAAGGATAGTAAGCAACTTGTTGAAGTTTTTCGTAGAGTTCATAACCATGCATTGGTTTTTGGCTTAACAGTTTCAAAATAACCGCTGTGAGAAAGTCTCCTGTTGAAAAACCAGTTTCTTCGCATCTATGTATATTTCCACCCTGACCATGTTGACATCCACATTTTCTCCTCACAGGTAAACACCTCATTACATGATAGTATTTTCTGATGACGATAATATTATATATCAGTATTGATAAAAAATCAATAGTGATAATTATAAAAATAAACGAAATCCCCAATTCGAAGAGGGATTTCGTTTATTTTTTTATTGCTATATTAATTATACATCAAAATATAAGTCGAATTCTTTTGGATGGGGTATTGAGTTAACTTGTCTTTCTTCAGAGAGTTTAATGTTTACCCAGTGTTTAATCAATTCTTTCGGGAAAGTTGTTAAAAATTCGTTATTTGATAAAAGAGCGTTGCAACTTTCTTCGAGAGATTTCGGGAGAGGTTTAACTTCTTTTTCGTATAGATCACCTTCAAATGGTCCAAAACCCTCAGCTGTTGGGTCAATTTTCTTTCTTATACCATCTACACCAGCTAGTATCATAGCTGCAAAGCCAAGATATGGATTACATGTTGCGTCGATCGTTCTAAATTCGATTCTTCTTTTTTCTGGATCTTTCACATAAGCTGGTATTCTTATCGCTGATGTTCTGTTTGCAAGCGCAAAGACTGCGTTTGTTGGGGCTTCGAAGCCAGGTACCAATCTTCTGTATGAGTTTGTAGATGGATTGGTGAATGCCATTAACGCTGGAGCGTTTTTCAATATCCCACCTATGTAATAAAGCGCTTCTTGTGAAAGGTTGTAAATCTTATCGCCATCGAATATATTTTTTCCGTTCTTTTTCAAAAATTGGTGCACGTGCATTCCATTTCCAGCTTCATCGTACAATGGTTTAGGCATAAATGTGACTAAGTAACCGTATTCTTTTGAAACTAATCGTGCAACATGCTTGACTAACATTGTATAATCGGCTGCTTTAAGAGCATCTATTAATGGTAATTCTATTTCAACCTGACATGTTCCCACCTCGTGGTGGTGGTATTTTACGGGGACACCGTACTCGAGTAATTTTTTAACTATCGCGTTTCTTACTTCCATCAGTTTATCGAATGGAGGAATTCGGTGGTAACCTTTTTTCCTTCCTACGAAATATTCTCCTGTTTCGCCCGATTTCCAAAATGCTTCTGAACTATCAATTTCCAAAGATATTTTGTTTGTTTTTACCTCGTACTTAACATTTTCGAATATGTGGAACTCGTATTCAGGTCCAAGGTATACTTCGTCTGCAATGTCTTTTATTGACTCAAGCGTTTTTTTCAATATTGTTCGTGGATCGTGTGAACATGGTGTCATGTTTTCAACTTCGTAAACGTCACATATCATAGACAAGACTTTTTCACCGTTGTATTCTTCTATTATTGCTGTGTTTGGGTCAGGGATTATTACCATGTCGCTGCTGAAGACTTCGGCATAACCAAGATTGGAAGCATCGAAGCCCACACCTTCAACAAATGTTTTTTCTGAGAAATTTGTTTTTGCAAGAGTTACATGTCTCCATCTGCCCCAAAGGTCTACAACTTTTAAGTCTATAAAATTAATTCCCTCTTGCTCAACTAACTTTAGAATTTGACTCGCGTCCATATGGATAACCTCCCATTCCAATAATTTATTCGTGTACAAAAATTCTATCACTTGTTATATTTTAGTACAAATCAAAATGCACAAAATTAGTTCTATTATCCCTTCTTAATGTTCAAAATCATTTTATTATCTTAAATTTTTCTATATATGCTATAATATACTTTGCGATGCATTGTTATGTTTTAACACTCTGAATAATTTAAGAATTGTTACTATGAATTGTTGGGTTATAATATATTGTTAAAGAAGCTCGCAAAATTTGAGAGAGTGAAAAAGGGGGATAAGACTATGAAAGCTATTATTTTATGTGCAGGTAAGGGAACAAGACTCAGACCTTTAACTTATACAACCGCAAAACACCTTATTCCTGTGGCAAACAAACCAGTTATTCTTTACACAATTGAGAAAATAAAGAGTGTTGGTATAAAACAAATAGGTATTATAGTTAGCCCGGAGAATAAGGCTGATTTTGAAGAAAATCTTGGTGATGGTAGCAAATACGGCGTTGAGATTACTTATATTCTCCAACCTGAACCAAAAGGACTCGCTCATGCTGTTTTGATGGCAAAAGATTTCTTAGGCGATGAAGATTTCATGATGTACCTTGGTGATAACCTTATTATGGATGATATAAGACCTTTTGTTGATGAATTCGAGCAAAGAAAGAATATAAGTGCACTTATAATGCTCTCGCCAGTTAACGATCCAACAAGGTTTGGTATTGCGGTAATGGAAGGAAACAGGATAGTAAAAACTGTTGAGAAACCAAAGGAACCACCTTCAAATCTTGCGATTATAGGGCTTTATTTGTTTAGAAAAGATATATTCGAAGGTATTGCAAATATTAAACCATCATGGCGTGGCGAATTGGAAATTACAGATGCGATTGATTGGCTTATCCAAAACAAAGGGAATGTTGAGGGACATATAATTTACGGATGGTGGAAAGATACAGGTAAACCCGAAGATTTGCTGGAAGCAAATCACAAGATACTTGATGATATAATCGAAGAATTCAAGATAAAAGGAACTGTTGAAGCATCATCGGTCATACAAGGTAGAGTTAGTATCGGTGAAGGTACCGAAGTGGTGAATAGTGTTATAAGAGGCCCGGTAATAATTGGTGAAAATTGTACAATCTCAAATGCCTACATAGGTCCTTACACGTCGATTGGAAATGGCGTGCTTATTGAAAATTGCGAAATTGAAAATTCTATCGTTATGGATGAGGTTAGAATTTCTAATTTCTCACCAAGAATAGATTCATCTTTAATAGGTAAGAAAGTAGAAATTGTCGAGAACGATGGGAAACCAAAAGGTGTTCAAATTATCGTTGGTGACCTAGGGAAGGTCATTGTTTCAAGGTGAGAAATAGTTGCTAATTTTGGAAAGATGGAGGTATATTAGAGTGGTTAAGTTGATAGTTACGGATTTAGATGGGACATTGTTGAACGACGATAAGCATATTCCAGACGATAATATAATTGCCCTTAGAGAAGCTATGGAAAAAGGTGTGCATGTAAGTATCGCGACAGGGCGAAATTTTGGTTCAGCAAAAAGGTATATAAAAGAGCTTGGGTTGGATGTACCTGTCATTTTTCAGAATGGCGCGTTTATTTATCAATGGATGGAGGATAAAGTTATATACAAATCCGATTTGAAGTCTGAAATTGCTAAATTAATCGTTGAAAAAGCTCGGGAAAAAGGTTTGTTTTATGTCGTTTACATAGACTTTTTGGAAGAGAAAGATATGTATATAGACGCGAATTATTCAGGTGAGTTTTTGAGTTATTTAAAGCAAAATGAGTGGAGAATAAATTATGTGAGCGATGTTGTAAATTATATATCAAACAGGGATTCAATAGCCGAAGTGGCTCTTGTTGGTGATGAGGAAAAGATAAAAAATATTGTAGAGGATGACTTATTCATATTTGGTGAGTCTGTAAGTGTTGTTAAAAATAATAGGATAAATTCGGAAGTGTTTTACGAATTTTTTGGCCCAAATTCATCTAAAGATATATCTTTCAATTATTTACTCAAATATTTTAATGTAAAGCCTGAGGAGACGATGTATCTTGGTGATAATTATAACGATATAGGTATGTTAAAAATCGTTGGCTATCCTGTCGTTATGGAGAATGCACCAGATGAAGTTAAAAAATATGCAAAATATGTAAGTAAATCAAACAATGAAGCAGGTGTTGCATACGCTGTCAGAAAGTTGGTGTTAGGGTATTGAGAAAGATTAATATTAGAGTTTTTTTAGTTTTATTAATATTTTTTATTTTACAAGAGTTGCTTTTGGCTTCGTCTTATTCTTCTGAGTTGTCTTACAAAATTCAATATATGATTGGCAACAGGCAAGCAAAAGGACTTGATGCACTATTGAAGTCAATTAACTATGAAGAATTATCCCCCGATGAAAAGGGGGATATTGTTATTGCATATACGGAGCTGTACAGTTGGGGTGGAATGGGTTATAATTATTCCGAAAAAGCTTATCAATTGGCAGAGAAAATTGTGAAAGATTATCCAAATTTTTGGAAAGGTTATTATTGCATGGCTCTTGTGCTTTCCCACAGGGTTCAGAAAAATAATCTATTAGCTTTGACTTTAACAAGTAAGATAGATTATAATTTGAATATGGCCATTAAGTATGGTCAAGACCAATGGTTACCTCATTTCTTAGCGGCTATAAGATACATAGAAGTGCCGATTTTTCCTGACCTTGAAAGAGGCGAAGCGTTACTTAAAAGATCGATAGAACTTGAACCCAATCATGTGTATTCTTATTTTGTGTACGGTAAGTTATATGAGAGAAAAGGAAGATACTGCGAAGCAGTTGAAATGTATAAGAAAGCTTTGAGTTTACCAACGAGGCCCGAGTGGAAAATTGTGGATGAGGACGCAAAGAAAGACGCGAATCAGAGACTTGCGGAGGTGGAGAAGAAGTGTACCAAAAAATAAAGGGCACGGAAGATTTGTACGGCGATGAGATGAAGTATTGGTATTGGATAGAGAAAAAGGCAAAAGATTTAGCAATAAGATACGGATACGGTGAAATAAGAACACCAATATTCGAAGAAACGAAGCTTTTTATTAGAAGCGTGGGGCAGGATACGGATATCGTTCAGAAAGAAATGTACACATTTGAGGATAAAGGTGGAAGAAGCATAACACTTAGGCCTGAAGGGACTGCGCCTGTTGTAAGGGCTTTTGTTGAAGATGGAATGATAGCTCAAGGATTTCCACAAAAGTATTTTTACATTGGTCCGATGTTTAGATACGAGAGGCCACAATCTGGGAGGCAAAGGCAGTTCCATCAATTTGGTGCAGAAATTTTCGGGAGTTCTTCTGCTATAGCAGATGCAGAGCTTATAATCTTTGCCGATAGATTGATGAAAGAAATAGGACTTGTCGATTATCAGATTCATATAAATTCGCTTGGTGACATAGAAGATAGGGTGAAATATCGCGAAGCTCTAAAGGAATATTACGCACAGCACTTAGAAAATTTATGCGATGACTGTAAAGTTAGGTATGAAAAGAACGTACTTAGGCTTTTGGATTGTAAAGTTGACATAGAATACACAAAAAATGCGCCAAAGATAACGGATTATCTTGGTGAGAATTCTAGGAAGCACTATGAAGAATTGAAAGCATTGCTTGATTCGGTAGGTATAAAGTATATTGAAAATCCAAGACTTGTTAGAGGTCTTGATTATTACAATAGAACGGTTTTTGAAATACACCACCAAAAGCTCGGGGCTATGAGCGCTATCGCTGGTGGTGGAAGATACGATGGACTAATAAAAGAAATAGGTGGTAAAGACGTTCCAGCGTTAGGTTTTGCAACGGGCATAGAACGATTGATACTTGCATTGAAAGCTGAGAATGTTTTAGTTGATGAAATTGAAACCAACGTAGTTTACATCGCTTACCTTGGTGGGTTTGATGTAAAAGCTGAAGCGATAAGGCTTTCGGAAGAACTTAGAAGAGAAGGTATACCAGTTGGTCTTGAGCTTATGGAACGTGGGTTGAGCGCGCAACTCAAGAATGCTGCAAGAGTTGGAGCTAAATTTACAATAATCGTTGGTGAGAGTGAACTTGAAAGAAATATCGTGCTTGTAAAAAATATGGAAACAGGTGAACAATTGGAGTTTGAAAGAAGCTTTGTAGTTAGCGGAATAAAAGACATGATAACAGAAATGCAGTAATCTAATAAAAATCCCCCACGAAACGTGGGGGAAATTTATGTATTGGCTGGGAGGGGAGGATTCGAACCTCCACTGGCGGATCCAGAGTCCGCAGTCCTGCCATTAGACGACCTCCCAAAAGCCGTAAGGCAAGATATATTTTATCATTCAAGGTTGAGAATGTCAATTATGTAAAATAAGAATACGAAGAGGTGATTTTTTAATGTTTTTTGATGCCGTAGTAGTTGGTGCAGGTTTAGCTGGCTCAACAGCAGCAAGAATCTTGGCTGAAAGTGGTAGAAAGGTTTTAGTTATCGAAAAGCATAAACACATCGCTGGTCACTGCCATGATTACAAAGATAATAATGGCATAACGGTTCACACTTATGGTCCACACATATTTCACACAAACAATAAGACAGTTTGGGAATTCGTCAATAAGTTCACTGAATTCAATTATTATCAACACAAAGTTCTAAGCTACGCAGAGGGTAAATTAATACCCTTTCCGATCAATAGAGATACTTTGTGCGAAGTTTTCGGCATCAATATTGCCACATACGAAGTTGAAGAGTTTTTATCAAATGAAGTTAAGAAATCAAAATTCAACAATCCTCCTAAAAATTTCCGCGATGTTATTGTCTCACAAGTTGGCGAAAGGCTTTATGAGCTTTTCTTCAAAAATTATACTATTAAACAATGGGAACGAGATCCTGAAGAACTATTACCCGATGTAGCAAAAAGAATACCTGTAAGGGCCAACAGAGACGACAGGTACTTCTCTGATAAATATCAAGGCATACCAAAATACGGTTACACAAAACTCGTCGAAAATATTCTGAACCATGACAACATTACAGTGATGATGGGAATAGATTATTTTGAAATCAGAGATTACCTGAAATCAAGCCTTGTAGTATATACTGGTGAATTGGACAGATTTTTTGATTTTTCGCATGGAAAGTTAGAGTACAGGTCTTTAAATCTTGTATTGAAAACGTTTGATATAGAGTTCTACCAACCGGTTGCTGTGGTTAATTACCCAAACGACTATGACTGGACCAGAATAACTGAATACAAACATTTTCTTGATGAAAAATCTTCGAAAACTACTGTTTGTTTTGAATATCCAACAGCACATGGCAAACCATACTACATAGTTATGACAAGTGAAAACATGGAAAGAAGGAAAAAATATACTGAGGAAGTCGAAAGATTAGAAAGGACAGGTGAATATATATTTGTCGGAAGATTAGCGGAATACAAGTACTATAACATGGATGAAGTAATAACAGCTTCAATTAGGAAGACAGAGGTGTGGTTAAATGGAAGGTAAAGAGATTTATTACGTCCCATATTTTCACTGGGACAGTAAATTTAATGCGGGTTACAAGGCCAAAAATGACGTCGAAATCATTTTTGAGAGTGCTAAATTCAAAAGAGTCGACATTTTCAAAAAAGCAAGTGATAGTAATTCAAGGATTTTCAGTCTAAGTAGGCTTATTTCATTGTACCTTAAGCGAAATTTCGCAAATAATGCCATCGTGTTTTTCCAAAACGGAACAGGGCTCGATTTGTTAATAGCCCCTGCACTAAGGAAGGCGTTCAAAAATGCCAAAAGATGCATTGTAATTCACGATATAGAAAGTATAAGACTTGCAAGAAGCATAGATTTCACAAGGGAAAAGCTTGTATTCTCAAACTTTACACATGCAGTATGTCATTCAAAGAAAATGGCAGATTATATAAAAGAGAAATTAGGATATAAGGGAAAAATCTACATTCTCGGCTTGTTTGATTACATCCTCGATACCCCAGTATACGAAAGAGTTATGAGCAAGACTCTACCAAGTTTAGGAAAATACGTAATTTCTTTCGCAGGTAATCTTTCAAAATCAACATTCTTGAAAAAGATAATAAAAGAAGTAAACCCGTTAAATTACACAGTCTATCTATACGGAAAAGGTTATGACGGTGATACAAAAGACGGCGTTTTGGAATACAAAGGTGTGTTTCATCCCGATGAACTTCCATACAAAATTGAAGGACACTTTGGATTAGTATGGGACGGTGAAGAAGTCAACGGAATAAGCGGAACGGTCGGACACTATCTTAAATACAATTCTCCTCATAAGGCATCTTTGTATATAGTTAGCGGATTGCCGCTAATTGTTTGGAAAGAATCGGCAATATACGAAACCGTAAAGGAATACAATATAGGTTTTGGGGTAAATTCTTTGAAAGAAATTGATGAAATACTAAGTAAAGTATCTGAAAAGGATTATCAAGTATGGAGAGAAAACACTATTAAATTGGGCAAAAAGTTAGCCAGCGGTGAAAATGTAAAGGAAATTATAAACAGAATATTATCGAAATAGAAAAGGGTGAGAGTTCTCACCCTTTTATCTTTTAGATTTGAACAACGATAGAACTTGATAGAATGTCCTCAACGCAAAAATTGCGAGCGGTCTCGGAATGTTGTAACTTTCTCCGTAGCCAAAGTTTAGGATTGGCCTGAATAACTTGTGTCTGCCTGCATTGTGAACAACTGGGATTAGTTCAACTTTTCCATTTTCTACAAGATAGAACTTTCCGTTTTTCACTTTGTACTTTTTTTGCGTCGTAGTGGGAATAAAGTTATACTTAGGATGAAGCTGATAAAAATCTTTTTTGTATGCATAGTAGTTCAAGACTACCATATCCGTTCCCCAAGCATCCAAATCTCTAATAATTTCGTTCATTGACCATACAAGTTCAACAAATTGTTTTCGTGGATAGATGACAAAGCCTGCGTTTATCAATTTTTTGTCAGACAAAAACTTCTTTATTTCGTCAGCATTTTTCACATTCTTATCGTTGGCAACGATTTCCATATTTGGTGATATTTCTTCACAAACTGCTTTTATCTTTTCAGGTTCTAACTGGAAAAGATGAGAGATATCCGACTGGAATATTATATCCCCT includes:
- a CDS encoding galactofuranosyltransferase: MEGKEIYYVPYFHWDSKFNAGYKAKNDVEIIFESAKFKRVDIFKKASDSNSRIFSLSRLISLYLKRNFANNAIVFFQNGTGLDLLIAPALRKAFKNAKRCIVIHDIESIRLARSIDFTREKLVFSNFTHAVCHSKKMADYIKEKLGYKGKIYILGLFDYILDTPVYERVMSKTLPSLGKYVISFAGNLSKSTFLKKIIKEVNPLNYTVYLYGKGYDGDTKDGVLEYKGVFHPDELPYKIEGHFGLVWDGEEVNGISGTVGHYLKYNSPHKASLYIVSGLPLIVWKESAIYETVKEYNIGFGVNSLKEIDEILSKVSEKDYQVWRENTIKLGKKLASGENVKEIINRILSK